A genomic stretch from Glaciecola nitratireducens FR1064 includes:
- a CDS encoding VOC family protein — MFSHIMLGANDIQESKKFYDATFGALGFEPGVIDEKGRCFYFTDSGIFAVTKPIDGEPASHGNGTTIGFSAATTDIADAWHAAGLANGGTDCEDPPGWREGGSMKLYLAYLLDPAGNKLCVLHR, encoded by the coding sequence ATGTTTAGTCACATCATGTTGGGCGCTAACGATATTCAAGAATCAAAGAAATTTTATGATGCTACTTTCGGAGCGCTGGGTTTTGAGCCTGGTGTCATAGACGAAAAGGGACGCTGCTTTTATTTTACCGATAGCGGTATATTCGCTGTAACTAAACCTATCGACGGTGAGCCTGCTAGTCATGGTAACGGGACCACTATTGGATTCTCCGCTGCTACAACAGATATTGCGGACGCTTGGCACGCGGCGGGACTAGCGAACGGTGGGACCGATTGTGAAGATCCTCCCGGCTGGCGTGAAGGCGGTAGCATGAAGTTATATTTGGCCTATTTGCTTGATCCAGCTGGCAACAAGTTGTGCGTTTTGCATCGATAA
- a CDS encoding host attachment protein, whose protein sequence is MQKQSWLVVANGSEATFFKYTDEGKSLQKIGGLGNSFAHKQDKDIVSDRPGVMSGGKNIHGRDSMSVEMSPTDKARENFVKEVADQLEQARKKDKLQSVDIIAEPKTMGLLRNNFSSNLAALIDHTISKDAISKDNVELLKLINKH, encoded by the coding sequence ATGCAAAAGCAATCATGGCTAGTTGTCGCTAATGGTTCAGAAGCGACATTTTTCAAATACACTGACGAGGGCAAAAGCTTGCAGAAGATAGGAGGACTCGGTAACAGCTTCGCTCATAAACAAGATAAAGACATAGTAAGCGATCGACCCGGCGTGATGTCAGGAGGAAAGAATATTCATGGTCGAGATTCTATGAGCGTGGAAATGTCGCCGACAGATAAAGCCCGTGAAAACTTCGTTAAGGAAGTTGCAGACCAGCTTGAGCAGGCGCGAAAAAAAGATAAACTTCAGAGCGTCGATATTATTGCTGAGCCAAAAACAATGGGTTTGCTCAGAAATAATTTCTCTTCTAATTTAGCGGCCTTGATAGACCACACGATAAGTAAAGACGCAATTTCAAAGGATAATGTTGAACTGCTGAAATTAATTAATAAACATTAG
- a CDS encoding PRC-barrel domain-containing protein → MFINLKQLTSKNIKASDGELGRVKDVYFDDRYWTTRFLVVDTHAWLPLSQKVLLSPIALFKFHVDDAEIRVSMTKEMVENCPKVEEQETVSREFEKRYFDYFGYGYYWTGESAWGDYHYPGALTNRDMLSHAVIQKTEIEKTNHLRSADEIQDYDVEEIDGSKGHVHDFILDTYDWSLKYIVIDTRNWLPGGKKVLITPKQVDGISWESKTVKCKLSIQEIDVCPEYEPDKLNDTEYRAKVTQDAKRLKS, encoded by the coding sequence ATGTTTATAAACCTCAAGCAATTGACCTCAAAAAATATCAAGGCCAGTGATGGTGAGTTGGGAAGAGTAAAGGATGTCTATTTTGACGACCGCTACTGGACAACTCGCTTTTTAGTTGTTGACACCCACGCTTGGTTACCCCTCAGCCAAAAGGTCTTATTGAGTCCAATAGCATTGTTCAAATTCCATGTTGATGATGCTGAAATTAGAGTATCTATGACCAAAGAAATGGTTGAGAACTGCCCTAAAGTTGAAGAACAAGAAACCGTATCCCGTGAATTTGAAAAGAGGTACTTCGATTATTTTGGTTACGGTTATTACTGGACAGGGGAGAGTGCCTGGGGGGATTACCATTATCCTGGCGCTTTAACCAACCGTGATATGTTGTCCCATGCTGTCATTCAAAAAACGGAAATTGAGAAGACAAATCACCTGCGCTCCGCCGACGAGATCCAAGATTACGACGTGGAAGAAATTGATGGCAGCAAAGGCCACGTGCACGACTTCATTTTGGATACATACGATTGGTCATTGAAATATATTGTCATTGATACGAGAAACTGGCTCCCCGGTGGTAAAAAAGTACTGATAACTCCCAAACAAGTTGATGGCATAAGCTGGGAAAGTAAAACCGTAAAATGCAAACTAAGCATTCAAGAAATTGACGTCTGCCCGGAATATGAGCCAGACAAATTAAATGATACGGAATATAGGGCTAAAGTTACCCAAGACGCAAAGCGACTTAAATCTTAA
- a CDS encoding MBL fold metallo-hydrolase: MPITFIDVPIPESGTLQKVAPDIFWLRMPLPFDLDHINLYLLEDGDEGYALIDTGIGTSRVEELWEALLAELKKPITKVIVTHMHPDHIGMAGYLVEKFRVPLYMSHSEYFVARALSAGSRGASDWQDDEYLVRCGMSQEYVAKAKQNRKESKGVGQVIRPIPLQYERLEEGDTIPIGSDEWQVMIGRGHSPEHVCLYSEQRAVLISGDHVLPGISPNIGVYSTEPNANALEQYLTTLPQFLNLPKNTLVLPSHKQPFHGLHIRVNELIEHHHLHLDNLRAFCQQAKTINDCLPILFKRKLNPHNMFFAVAEAISHLNYLYFSGEFSREINKEGQFIFKSK; this comes from the coding sequence ATGCCAATTACTTTTATAGACGTGCCTATTCCAGAATCAGGCACACTGCAAAAAGTGGCTCCTGATATTTTTTGGTTGCGCATGCCGTTGCCGTTCGACCTCGACCATATTAATTTATATTTATTGGAAGATGGTGATGAAGGATATGCGTTGATCGACACCGGCATCGGGACTAGTCGTGTTGAAGAGCTTTGGGAGGCATTGCTTGCTGAGTTAAAAAAACCAATTACCAAAGTGATCGTGACCCACATGCACCCAGATCATATTGGCATGGCCGGATATCTAGTGGAAAAATTCAGAGTACCGCTGTACATGAGTCATTCCGAGTACTTTGTTGCTCGAGCTCTATCTGCCGGCAGCCGAGGTGCGTCAGATTGGCAAGATGATGAATATTTAGTGCGCTGCGGAATGTCGCAAGAATATGTAGCAAAGGCAAAACAAAATCGCAAAGAGAGCAAAGGAGTTGGTCAGGTTATTCGCCCTATTCCGCTACAGTACGAGCGTTTAGAGGAAGGAGATACCATTCCCATCGGTAGCGACGAGTGGCAGGTTATGATCGGTCGTGGACACTCTCCTGAACATGTTTGCTTGTATAGCGAGCAAAGAGCGGTGCTTATTTCAGGCGACCATGTGTTACCGGGGATATCTCCCAACATTGGCGTTTACAGCACCGAACCAAATGCGAATGCATTGGAGCAATATTTAACTACCCTGCCGCAATTCCTGAACTTACCGAAGAATACGCTTGTGTTACCTTCACATAAACAGCCTTTCCATGGATTACATATTCGCGTGAATGAACTGATTGAGCATCATCATCTTCACTTGGATAATTTACGTGCATTTTGTCAACAAGCTAAGACCATCAATGACTGTCTTCCGATTTTGTTTAAACGCAAACTTAATCCTCACAATATGTTTTTTGCAGTAGCTGAAGCTATTTCACACCTTAATTATTTGTATTTTTCAGGTGAGTTTAGCCGTGAAATAAATAAGGAAGGTCAGTTTATCTTCAAATCAAAATAA
- a CDS encoding DNA ligase has protein sequence MIFYSKFSIAKAILLLLASFVLALFLATESAQAFNDTSLPNVQLAEVYDKQNVQDYLISEKYDGVRAIWKDRTLQSRSGNIIHAPTWFTEGLPDVWLDGELWYRRGDFEYVVSTVNKDIPVNSEWKNITYMVFDAPNYNADFQSRATFYTSLIQSLHLAHVKAVDQFSLTTNAELSAYLKNYVAEGAEGLMLQKADAKFADGRSSNLLKLKPYMDAEARVLAHLEGKGKYRDKVGAILVLYSNASGSKITFKIGSGFSDEERANPPPIGSVVTFKYHGFTKRGVPRFASYLRMYKPS, from the coding sequence ATGATCTTTTATTCTAAATTCTCAATTGCAAAAGCAATATTGTTATTGTTGGCATCTTTTGTATTAGCGCTGTTTTTAGCAACTGAGAGCGCACAAGCTTTTAACGACACAAGCCTACCCAATGTGCAGCTTGCAGAAGTATATGATAAGCAAAATGTGCAAGATTACCTTATCAGCGAAAAGTATGACGGCGTTCGTGCCATTTGGAAAGATCGCACCCTGCAATCGCGAAGCGGAAATATTATTCATGCTCCAACTTGGTTTACCGAGGGATTACCAGACGTTTGGCTAGACGGTGAATTGTGGTATCGAAGAGGAGATTTCGAATATGTGGTTTCAACCGTCAACAAAGATATTCCTGTTAATAGCGAATGGAAAAACATTACTTACATGGTGTTTGATGCGCCAAACTACAACGCCGACTTTCAAAGCAGAGCAACTTTCTATACCAGCTTAATACAGAGTTTACACCTTGCGCATGTAAAAGCCGTCGACCAATTTAGCTTAACTACGAATGCAGAGTTATCTGCTTATTTAAAAAATTATGTCGCAGAGGGAGCTGAAGGGTTAATGCTACAAAAAGCTGATGCCAAATTCGCCGATGGACGCAGTAGTAATTTGCTCAAGCTCAAACCATATATGGACGCCGAAGCACGGGTATTAGCTCACTTAGAGGGAAAAGGTAAATACCGGGACAAAGTTGGTGCGATACTGGTGCTTTATTCTAACGCGTCAGGCAGTAAAATTACGTTCAAGATTGGTAGCGGGTTTAGTGATGAGGAAAGAGCTAATCCGCCACCAATAGGCAGCGTTGTTACTTTCAAGTATCACGGCTTTACTAAACGGGGCGTGCCTCGTTTTGCCAGCTACTTGCGAATGTATAAGCCATCGTAA
- a CDS encoding GAF domain-containing hybrid sensor histidine kinase/response regulator, which produces MQNLKGLYQITSNSNLSYDEKMNALLQLGLDYFKLELAIISKIDGDVYTVLHGISPDNSLLVDTTFSVADTYCLHTLENNQALSFYHAGKSNIAQHPCYLNFGLESYIGAPLVVDGKRFGTINFSAASPRTSPFSDEEHECIELLSHWVGNEIALREKLTLLHEQQKTMARQQDILEQMGQLAGVGAWEVDLISEKVYWSAVTKKIHDVDADFEPELATGINFYKEGENRDRITQLINRVIQQGGHFSGEFEIITQKGTAKWVAVKGRAELDDGQCVRLIGAFQDITKQVDSRVQLENRHKELSLALEARSLFLANMSHEIRTPINGVLGMLQILETSSLSSEQQRFLGLAKDSAISLLGIISDILDFTKVDSGKLTLEKVPVDINLLLNNCVDIFNPRAESKSISLTKQLDSTQRVKALTDPTRLRQICSNLLSNAIKFTHHGQVNIKTQLTLRDSKRATLTIIVEDTGMGITEAQKAHLFSPFSQADVSTTRKFGGTGLGLSITQKICQLMGGDIGIESTLNRGSEFKATISVELIDDEEQTLDSNDVMPKTVDLSHLEVLVVEDNEINQVVVGEMLKQRNITYDIVNDGVEALAHIQHEADRGRSFSLILMDCQMPNMDGYDTTRHIRQLPTPIATIPIIALTANAMSEERDKCFACGMNEYLSKPVERSLLYSMLEKFA; this is translated from the coding sequence ATGCAAAACCTCAAAGGCTTGTATCAGATCACCTCAAATAGCAATTTGTCGTACGACGAAAAAATGAATGCTTTGCTACAGCTTGGTTTGGATTATTTTAAGCTTGAACTTGCTATTATAAGCAAAATCGATGGCGACGTTTATACCGTCCTGCACGGCATATCGCCCGATAACTCGCTGCTTGTCGACACCACTTTTTCAGTAGCCGATACTTATTGTTTACATACCTTGGAGAACAACCAAGCCCTATCCTTCTATCATGCCGGTAAGAGTAATATAGCCCAACACCCGTGTTATCTAAATTTCGGTTTAGAAAGTTACATAGGTGCTCCTCTTGTGGTCGATGGTAAACGGTTTGGCACAATTAACTTTTCAGCAGCATCTCCGAGAACAAGTCCTTTTAGCGACGAGGAACATGAATGTATAGAATTACTTTCACATTGGGTTGGTAATGAAATAGCGCTTCGTGAAAAGCTCACACTTCTGCATGAGCAACAAAAGACAATGGCTCGCCAGCAAGATATATTGGAACAAATGGGGCAGTTAGCTGGTGTCGGCGCTTGGGAAGTTGACCTTATTAGTGAAAAAGTTTACTGGTCTGCAGTAACCAAAAAAATTCATGATGTGGATGCCGATTTCGAACCTGAGCTAGCAACAGGGATCAATTTTTACAAAGAAGGAGAAAATCGAGATCGTATCACCCAATTAATTAATAGAGTGATACAACAAGGTGGCCACTTTTCTGGAGAGTTCGAAATTATCACCCAAAAAGGCACCGCTAAATGGGTGGCCGTAAAAGGAAGAGCAGAGTTAGACGATGGCCAATGTGTAAGGTTAATCGGTGCATTTCAAGATATTACAAAACAAGTAGATTCTCGGGTTCAGTTAGAGAATAGACACAAAGAGCTATCTCTAGCGCTCGAAGCACGCAGTTTATTTTTAGCCAATATGAGCCATGAAATTCGCACGCCCATCAATGGTGTGTTAGGCATGTTACAAATATTAGAAACCTCATCACTTTCTTCTGAACAGCAACGCTTTTTGGGATTGGCAAAAGATAGTGCGATATCTTTACTAGGCATCATCAGTGATATATTAGATTTCACTAAAGTTGATTCAGGCAAGTTAACCCTCGAAAAAGTGCCCGTAGATATCAACCTATTACTTAACAACTGCGTCGATATTTTCAATCCTAGAGCCGAAAGTAAATCAATAAGTTTGACAAAACAACTTGATTCTACACAGCGCGTTAAGGCACTTACCGATCCAACCCGTCTGCGTCAAATTTGCTCAAACCTGCTGTCAAACGCAATTAAATTCACACATCATGGGCAGGTCAATATCAAGACCCAACTGACCTTGCGCGATAGCAAACGAGCCACGTTGACGATAATAGTTGAAGACACCGGAATGGGGATCACTGAGGCACAGAAAGCGCATTTATTTTCACCTTTTAGCCAAGCCGACGTTTCCACTACCCGTAAATTCGGTGGTACAGGACTAGGACTATCAATCACTCAAAAGATATGCCAACTAATGGGGGGTGATATAGGCATTGAAAGCACGTTAAATAGAGGCAGCGAATTCAAAGCAACGATCAGCGTTGAGCTCATCGATGACGAAGAACAAACGTTGGACTCCAACGATGTTATGCCTAAAACGGTAGATTTGAGTCACCTTGAAGTATTAGTAGTTGAAGACAATGAAATCAATCAGGTGGTTGTAGGGGAAATGTTAAAGCAGCGAAACATTACTTATGACATTGTAAATGATGGCGTTGAAGCATTGGCACATATTCAACATGAAGCAGACCGTGGACGTTCATTTTCGTTAATTTTAATGGATTGCCAAATGCCAAATATGGATGGATATGACACTACGAGACATATCAGGCAGCTACCAACACCTATTGCAACAATCCCTATTATTGCGTTGACTGCAAACGCCATGTCAGAGGAACGTGACAAATGTTTCGCCTGCGGTATGAATGAGTATTTATCTAAACCAGTAGAACGTTCGTTATTGTATTCTATGCTCGAGAAGTTCGCCTAA
- a CDS encoding response regulator transcription factor — protein MVNLLIADDHPLYRDALKGALCMAFSDLNILESGDLNETVKVLHEHDVDLLLLDLHMPGSSDLFGLLHIQKTFPDLPIAVVSGTEDASLISKVIGVGAMGFIPKTASAKNIGDAVNAMLDGDVWVPESVRQQIEHVDEDFSVLAENVASLTPAQYKVLCYMRDGLLNKQIGYNLDIAEATVKAHVTAIFRKLSINNRTQAVLIASELQLEPPAK, from the coding sequence ATGGTAAACCTGCTTATAGCAGACGACCATCCTCTGTATCGTGACGCCCTGAAAGGGGCGTTATGTATGGCGTTTAGTGATCTGAATATACTTGAATCTGGTGATTTAAATGAAACGGTAAAAGTACTGCACGAACACGATGTAGACTTGCTTTTACTGGATTTGCACATGCCTGGCAGCAGCGACTTGTTTGGATTACTGCATATTCAAAAAACCTTCCCTGACCTTCCTATTGCGGTTGTTTCTGGCACTGAGGATGCATCTCTAATATCTAAAGTAATTGGCGTTGGCGCAATGGGTTTTATTCCAAAAACAGCGAGCGCAAAAAATATTGGTGATGCGGTAAACGCAATGTTAGATGGTGACGTTTGGGTGCCGGAGAGCGTTAGGCAGCAAATTGAACACGTTGATGAGGACTTCTCTGTATTAGCTGAAAATGTTGCAAGCCTCACGCCAGCGCAATATAAGGTGTTGTGTTACATGCGTGATGGATTGCTTAATAAACAAATTGGCTACAACTTAGATATAGCAGAGGCCACAGTGAAAGCTCATGTTACTGCAATATTCAGAAAACTGAGCATCAACAATCGCACACAAGCTGTCTTAATCGCCAGTGAACTTCAGCTAGAGCCGCCAGCAAAGTAG